In one window of Mesorhizobium sp. B2-1-1 DNA:
- a CDS encoding VOC family protein encodes MAKAIHTMIRVLDETRSVDFYRNAFGLDVAERLDFDTFTLIYLSNAETQFEVELTVNKARQEPYALGDGYGHLAVSVVDLDGEHDRLGALGLNPKKIVEFNRDGSLIARFFFIEDPDGYRIEVLQRGGRFQ; translated from the coding sequence TTGGCGAAGGCAATCCACACCATGATCCGGGTTCTCGACGAGACCCGCTCCGTCGATTTCTACAGAAATGCCTTCGGCCTCGATGTCGCCGAAAGGCTGGATTTCGACACGTTCACGCTCATCTACCTCAGCAATGCCGAGACGCAATTCGAAGTCGAACTGACCGTGAACAAGGCTCGGCAGGAGCCTTATGCGCTTGGCGATGGCTACGGCCATCTCGCGGTTTCGGTCGTCGATCTCGACGGCGAGCACGACCGGCTCGGCGCGCTCGGCCTCAACCCGAAGAAGATCGTCGAATTCAACCGTGACGGTTCGCTGATCGCACGCTTCTTCTTCATCGAGGATCCGGACGGCTACAGGATCGAGGTTCTGCAACGAGGAGGCAGGTTCCAGTAG
- the urtA gene encoding urea ABC transporter substrate-binding protein gives MRGNFSTITKMFSAGVVAAGLSMSAPAKAADDTIKVGILHSLSGTMAISETTLKDAMLMLIDEQNAKGGLLGKKLEAVVVDPASNWPLFAEKARELISKDKVAAVFGCWTSVSRKSVLPVFSELDNILFYPVQYEGEESERNVFYTGAAPNQQAIPAVDYLMSEDGGSVKRWVLEGTDYVYPRTTNKILEAYLKAKGVAAEDIMVNYTPFGFSDWQTEVSAIKKFGSAGKKTAVVSTVNGDANVPFYKELGNQGIKAEDIPVMAFSVGEEELAGLDTAPLVGHLAAWNYFESVDTPENKKFIADWHKFIKNDKRTTNDPMEAHYIGFNMWVKAVEKAGTTDPDKVIDAMVGVSVPNLTGGYSTMMPNHHITKPVLIGEIQADGQFETVSRTPGLVMGDEWSDYLPDSKDLISDWRAPLSCGNFNVATGKCGGKGTN, from the coding sequence ATGAGGGGTAATTTCTCGACAATAACAAAAATGTTTTCGGCGGGCGTGGTCGCTGCCGGCCTGTCGATGTCGGCGCCCGCGAAGGCGGCCGACGACACGATCAAGGTCGGCATCCTCCATTCGCTGTCCGGCACGATGGCGATTTCGGAGACGACGCTGAAGGATGCCATGCTGATGCTCATCGACGAGCAGAATGCCAAGGGCGGCCTGCTCGGCAAGAAGCTCGAAGCGGTCGTCGTCGATCCGGCGTCCAACTGGCCGCTCTTCGCCGAGAAAGCGCGCGAGCTGATCTCCAAGGACAAGGTCGCGGCGGTGTTCGGCTGCTGGACCTCGGTGTCGCGCAAATCGGTGCTGCCGGTGTTCTCGGAACTCGACAACATCCTGTTCTATCCAGTCCAGTATGAGGGCGAGGAGAGCGAGCGCAACGTGTTCTATACGGGCGCGGCGCCGAACCAGCAGGCCATTCCGGCCGTCGACTATCTGATGAGCGAGGATGGCGGCTCGGTGAAGCGATGGGTGCTGGAAGGCACCGACTATGTCTATCCCCGCACCACCAACAAGATCCTCGAGGCCTATTTGAAGGCCAAGGGCGTCGCGGCGGAAGACATCATGGTCAACTACACGCCGTTCGGTTTCTCGGACTGGCAGACCGAAGTCTCGGCAATCAAGAAGTTCGGTTCGGCCGGCAAGAAGACCGCCGTCGTCTCCACCGTCAACGGCGACGCCAACGTGCCGTTCTACAAGGAACTGGGCAACCAGGGCATCAAGGCCGAGGACATCCCGGTCATGGCCTTCTCGGTCGGCGAGGAGGAGCTTGCCGGTCTCGACACGGCGCCGCTGGTCGGCCATCTCGCCGCCTGGAACTACTTCGAGAGCGTCGACACGCCCGAGAACAAGAAGTTCATCGCCGACTGGCACAAGTTCATCAAGAACGACAAGCGCACCACCAACGACCCGATGGAGGCCCACTATATCGGCTTCAACATGTGGGTGAAGGCGGTCGAGAAGGCCGGCACCACCGATCCGGACAAGGTGATTGACGCCATGGTCGGCGTCTCGGTGCCGAACCTGACCGGCGGCTACTCGACGATGATGCCGAACCATCACATCACCAAGCCGGTGCTGATCGGTGAAATCCAGGCCGACGGCCAGTTCGAGACGGTCTCGCGCACGCCGGGGCTGGTGATGGGCGACGAGTGGTCGGATTACCTGCCCGACTCCAAGGACTTGATCTCCGATTGGCGGGCGCCTCTGTCCTGCGGCAACTTCAATGTCGCCACCGGCAAATGCGGCGGCAAGGGTACAAACTGA
- the urtE gene encoding urea ABC transporter ATP-binding subunit UrtE, which produces MLEVSDATLHYGAAQALRGVSLKAGAGKITCVLGRNGVGKTSLMRSIVGHHRLTSGSVAFEGKALDRSAAYDRARSGIAFVPQGREIFPLLSVRENLESGFSPLKRADRNVPAHVFELFPVLKQMLGRRGGDLSGGQQQQLAIGRALVMRPKLLVLDEPTEGIQPSVIKDIGRAIRYLRDQVGIAVLLVEQYLDFCRELADEVNIMDRGQIVHTGPAEDLDRADVRKFLTV; this is translated from the coding sequence ATGCTCGAAGTTTCCGATGCCACGCTCCACTACGGCGCCGCCCAGGCGCTGCGCGGCGTGTCGCTGAAGGCGGGCGCCGGCAAGATCACTTGCGTGCTCGGCCGCAATGGCGTCGGCAAGACCAGTTTGATGAGATCGATCGTCGGCCACCACAGGCTGACGAGCGGAAGCGTTGCCTTCGAGGGGAAGGCGCTCGACCGGAGCGCGGCGTATGACCGCGCCCGGTCGGGCATCGCATTCGTGCCGCAGGGCAGGGAGATCTTTCCGCTGCTCAGCGTGCGGGAAAACCTTGAATCGGGATTCTCGCCCCTGAAACGGGCCGACCGCAACGTGCCGGCGCATGTCTTCGAATTGTTTCCGGTGCTCAAGCAGATGCTTGGCCGCCGCGGCGGCGATCTCTCCGGCGGCCAGCAGCAGCAGCTCGCCATCGGCAGGGCGCTGGTGATGCGGCCCAAGCTTCTGGTGCTCGATGAGCCGACGGAAGGTATCCAGCCGTCCGTTATCAAGGACATCGGCCGCGCCATCCGCTATTTGCGCGACCAGGTCGGAATTGCGGTTCTTCTCGTGGAGCAATATCTCGACTTCTGCCGCGAACTCGCCGACGAGGTCAACATCATGGACCGCGGCCAGATCGTCCATACTGGTCCTGCGGAAGATCTCGACCGGGCGGATGTCAGGAAGTTCCTGACGGTGTAA
- the urtB gene encoding urea ABC transporter permease subunit UrtB: MNLFRALGLTLLFLLATLSSSGAGEADLRGIIAKFAAAKGFSETGAVVHDLAATGDPAVERPLAALADGNLYIRKIDSLVFVGKEGGERVQLFDPLSGEPSGEAAKDDITKIKVNNTLRRTIRDALGTLTLGAKNPAVRLAAADTMFKTPDSANIEPLDAAIANETVASVKTLLEQARAASILSSDLPDADKLAAIALIGARGDRDAVSLLTSAEAKASGAVKEAATAAIANINSTLALWDAGQNIWYGISLGSVLLLAAIGLAITFGVMGVINMAHGEMVMLGAYTTFVVQQVIRTSFPGLFDWSLVIALPLAFLVAGLVGLAIERGIIRFLYGRPLETLLATWGVSLILQQAVRSIFGPTNQEVGNPSWMSGSFDVGQLAITWNRLWILVFALSVFAVLLYVMKRTPWGLQMRAVTANRRMAASMGIRTPWVDALTFALGSGIAGIAGVALSQIDNVSPNLGRGYIIDSFMVVVFGGVGNLWGTLVGAFSLGIVNKFLEPYAGAVLGKIVVLVLIILFIQKRPRGLFALKGRAVEA; the protein is encoded by the coding sequence ATGAACCTTTTCCGCGCACTTGGCCTGACACTGCTGTTCTTGCTGGCGACGCTGTCGTCATCGGGCGCCGGCGAAGCCGATCTGCGTGGCATCATCGCCAAGTTCGCCGCCGCCAAGGGTTTTTCGGAGACGGGAGCTGTCGTTCACGACCTGGCGGCGACCGGCGATCCGGCAGTGGAGCGGCCTCTTGCGGCACTCGCCGATGGCAATCTTTACATCCGCAAGATCGATTCCCTGGTCTTCGTAGGCAAGGAAGGCGGCGAACGGGTCCAGCTTTTCGACCCGCTGAGCGGTGAGCCATCCGGTGAAGCAGCCAAGGACGACATCACCAAGATCAAGGTCAACAACACGCTGCGCCGCACCATCCGCGATGCGCTGGGCACGCTGACGCTTGGCGCCAAGAATCCGGCCGTGCGGCTCGCCGCCGCCGACACCATGTTCAAGACGCCCGATTCCGCAAACATCGAGCCGCTCGACGCTGCGATCGCCAATGAGACGGTCGCCAGTGTCAAGACCTTGCTGGAACAGGCTCGTGCCGCGTCGATTCTGAGCTCGGATCTGCCTGATGCCGACAAGCTCGCGGCAATCGCCCTGATCGGCGCGCGCGGCGACCGCGATGCGGTATCGCTGCTCACCTCGGCAGAGGCCAAAGCCTCGGGCGCAGTGAAGGAAGCGGCGACCGCGGCAATCGCCAACATCAATTCGACGCTGGCCCTGTGGGACGCCGGACAGAACATCTGGTACGGCATTTCGCTGGGCTCGGTGCTGCTGCTGGCGGCGATCGGGCTTGCCATCACCTTCGGCGTCATGGGCGTCATCAACATGGCGCATGGCGAGATGGTGATGCTCGGCGCCTACACGACCTTCGTTGTCCAGCAGGTGATCCGTACATCCTTTCCCGGCCTGTTCGACTGGTCGCTGGTGATCGCGCTGCCGCTCGCCTTCCTGGTCGCGGGGCTTGTCGGCCTCGCCATCGAGCGCGGCATTATCCGCTTCCTCTACGGCCGGCCGCTGGAGACGCTGCTGGCGACATGGGGCGTTTCGCTAATCCTGCAGCAGGCAGTGCGCTCGATCTTCGGGCCGACCAACCAGGAGGTCGGCAATCCCTCCTGGATGTCGGGTTCGTTCGATGTCGGCCAGCTTGCCATCACCTGGAACCGGCTCTGGATCCTGGTCTTCGCGCTTAGCGTCTTTGCCGTGCTGCTCTATGTGATGAAGCGCACCCCCTGGGGCCTACAGATGCGCGCCGTCACTGCCAACCGCCGCATGGCCGCCTCCATGGGCATCAGGACGCCATGGGTCGACGCGCTGACCTTCGCGCTCGGCTCCGGCATTGCCGGCATTGCCGGCGTGGCGCTCAGCCAGATCGACAATGTCTCGCCCAATCTCGGCCGTGGCTACATCATCGACAGTTTCATGGTCGTCGTCTTCGGCGGCGTCGGCAATCTGTGGGGCACGCTGGTCGGCGCCTTTTCGCTGGGCATCGTCAACAAGTTCCTGGAACCCTATGCCGGCGCCGTGCTCGGCAAGATCGTCGTGCTGGTGCTGATCATCCTGTTCATCCAGAAGCGCCCGCGCGGCCTGTTCGCGCTCAAGGGCAGGGCGGTGGAAGCATGA
- the urtD gene encoding urea ABC transporter ATP-binding protein UrtD codes for MSKSNTILYLDGVSVSFDGFRAINNLSLVLDKGEMRAIIGPNGAGKTTMMDIVTGKTRPDEGEVFFDGQVDLTCHDEAEIAMMGIGRKFQKPTVFESHTIEENLMLALKGPRSIFPALFHRRSPAETRRIDDILGTIRLGDKRDEFAANLSHGQKQWLEIGMLLAQDPKLLLVDEPVAGMTDAETEETARLLKEIARDHSVIVVEHDMHFVRELGVKVTCLHEGSVLSEGTLDFVSADERVVEVYLGR; via the coding sequence ATGTCGAAGTCGAACACCATTCTCTATCTCGACGGCGTCTCGGTTTCCTTCGACGGCTTTCGCGCCATCAACAATCTGTCGCTGGTGCTCGACAAAGGCGAGATGCGCGCCATCATCGGCCCCAACGGCGCCGGCAAGACCACGATGATGGACATCGTCACCGGCAAGACACGGCCCGACGAGGGCGAGGTGTTCTTCGACGGCCAGGTCGATCTCACCTGCCATGACGAGGCCGAGATCGCCATGATGGGCATCGGCCGCAAATTCCAGAAGCCGACGGTTTTCGAAAGCCATACGATCGAGGAAAATTTGATGCTGGCGCTGAAGGGGCCGCGCTCGATCTTCCCGGCGCTGTTCCATCGACGCTCGCCCGCCGAGACGCGGCGGATCGATGACATCCTCGGGACCATCCGGCTCGGCGACAAACGCGACGAGTTCGCCGCCAATCTCAGCCATGGGCAGAAGCAGTGGCTGGAGATCGGCATGCTCCTGGCGCAGGACCCGAAGCTGCTGCTGGTCGACGAGCCGGTCGCCGGCATGACCGACGCCGAAACCGAGGAAACCGCGCGCCTGCTCAAGGAGATCGCCCGCGACCATTCAGTGATCGTCGTCGAGCATGACATGCATTTCGTGCGCGAGCTCGGCGTCAAGGTCACCTGCCTGCATGAGGGCTCGGTGCTTTCAGAAGGCACGCTCGATTTCGTATCTGCCGATGAACGCGTCGTCGAAGTCTATCTGGGGAGATGA
- a CDS encoding GGDEF domain-containing protein — MSLDYNSLLLAVGFSAACLSLTLFGTWLTARTDKFLLTWALSAMLVVGEVFTYDAYIDAPRRGLGIATFTLLLVGFSMMLGAAYQFRSGGSPIPRVLIGSGISLAVALPPMALGYDGLGFMFENLFAALLLFATAAEYWKGRAEAPALTIGAAALYSATAMSFLLCATVLAWDGKLILSHAPRNWAEDLSLIVVIASMTGIGALSLALNQGRLAGHHRRNALTDQLTGLLNRRALFDLFGDSPVGAFTAVVVFDLDSFKAINDQFGHATGDEVLKVFAKELAGNLRPTDVAARMGGEEFAVVLKRTLPETVENTAEAIRTSFAARRIDTENGPLTCTVSAGFAFGTKEGLSFDKVLSAADKALYAAKRGGRNRVTASPFRRAS; from the coding sequence ATGTCGCTCGACTACAACTCACTTCTGCTGGCGGTCGGTTTCTCCGCTGCCTGCCTGAGCCTGACGTTGTTCGGCACATGGCTCACCGCCCGCACCGACAAGTTCCTGCTCACCTGGGCGCTCAGCGCCATGCTGGTGGTGGGCGAGGTCTTCACCTATGACGCCTATATCGACGCGCCCAGGCGCGGCCTCGGCATCGCCACCTTCACCTTGCTGCTGGTCGGCTTCTCCATGATGCTGGGCGCCGCATACCAATTCAGAAGCGGCGGCTCGCCGATCCCCAGAGTTTTGATCGGCAGCGGCATTTCGCTGGCAGTGGCGCTGCCGCCCATGGCTCTCGGCTATGACGGGCTCGGCTTCATGTTCGAGAATCTGTTCGCGGCCCTGCTCCTGTTCGCAACCGCCGCCGAATACTGGAAGGGCCGCGCCGAGGCCCCAGCGCTTACCATCGGCGCCGCCGCACTCTATTCGGCGACCGCCATGTCCTTCCTGCTCTGCGCGACGGTTTTGGCATGGGACGGCAAGCTGATCCTGAGCCATGCGCCAAGGAACTGGGCCGAGGATCTCAGCCTCATCGTCGTCATCGCCAGCATGACCGGCATCGGCGCCTTGTCGCTGGCCCTCAACCAGGGGCGTCTGGCGGGGCATCACCGCCGCAACGCGCTGACGGATCAGCTGACCGGCCTGCTCAACCGCCGCGCGCTGTTCGACCTCTTTGGCGATTCTCCCGTCGGCGCCTTTACCGCCGTGGTCGTGTTCGACCTCGATAGCTTCAAGGCCATCAACGACCAGTTCGGCCACGCGACGGGCGATGAGGTGCTGAAAGTGTTCGCCAAGGAGCTTGCCGGCAACCTTCGCCCGACCGATGTCGCCGCGCGCATGGGGGGCGAGGAGTTCGCGGTGGTGCTGAAGCGGACTTTGCCCGAAACAGTGGAAAACACGGCCGAGGCGATACGAACCTCGTTCGCCGCGCGCCGCATCGACACCGAGAACGGTCCCCTGACGTGCACCGTCAGCGCCGGCTTTGCTTTCGGCACCAAAGAGGGCCTGAGCTTCGACAAGGTGCTTAGCGCCGCCGACAAGGCGCTCTATGCCGCCAAGCGCGGCGGCCGCAACCGCGTCACCGCCTCTCCATTCCGGCGCGCTAGCTGA
- a CDS encoding DUF72 domain-containing protein, with product MSKSGTIRAGMGGWTFEPWDTSFYPEKLPKAKQLQYASRQVPSIEVNGTYYSSFKEPTFVKWANEAPDGFVYSLKGNRFVTNRRVLGEAGESMMRFLGSGVAALGDKLGPILWQFAPTKKFDPDDFEAFLKLLPESQDGIALRHALEVRNDSFIVPEFPALARKYKAAIVYADHAKYPDIADITGDFIYARLQTGSDDNPDCYTPKGLDEWAARAKVWAEGKQPADLRRADPATDAPVQPRDVFVYFITEGKVRAPFGAMALMKRVTETS from the coding sequence ATGAGCAAATCGGGAACAATCCGCGCCGGCATGGGCGGCTGGACCTTCGAGCCGTGGGACACGTCCTTCTACCCGGAAAAACTCCCCAAGGCCAAGCAGTTGCAATACGCCAGCCGGCAGGTACCGAGCATCGAGGTCAACGGCACCTACTATTCCAGCTTCAAGGAACCGACCTTCGTCAAATGGGCCAATGAGGCACCCGACGGTTTCGTCTATTCGCTGAAGGGCAACCGCTTCGTCACCAACCGCCGCGTGCTGGGCGAAGCAGGTGAATCGATGATGCGTTTCCTTGGCTCCGGCGTCGCCGCGCTGGGCGACAAGCTTGGACCGATCCTTTGGCAGTTCGCGCCGACCAAGAAATTCGATCCCGACGATTTCGAGGCGTTTCTGAAGTTGTTGCCGGAAAGCCAAGACGGTATCGCGTTGCGCCACGCGCTCGAAGTTCGCAACGACAGTTTCATCGTGCCGGAATTCCCGGCGCTCGCGCGCAAATACAAGGCGGCCATCGTCTATGCCGATCACGCAAAATATCCTGATATCGCCGATATCACCGGCGATTTCATCTATGCGCGCCTGCAGACCGGCTCGGATGACAATCCCGACTGCTACACGCCAAAAGGCCTCGATGAATGGGCGGCGCGGGCCAAGGTCTGGGCGGAAGGCAAGCAGCCGGCCGATTTGCGGCGCGCCGACCCTGCTACCGACGCGCCGGTGCAACCGCGCGACGTGTTCGTCTACTTCATCACCGAGGGCAAGGTGCGCGCGCCCTTCGGCGCCATGGCGCTGATGAAGCGAGTGACAGAAACCAGCTAA
- a CDS encoding GMC family oxidoreductase — protein sequence MAAAFDLKNDNLVVIIGSGAGGGTLGNELAQKGIDVVILEAGARHEFDDFINDEWDSFAQLAWKDKRTTSGDWRVARDFPNLPAWIVKSVGGSTTHWAGASLRFQEHEFKTASTYGKVEGANLLDWPVTLAEMEPYYAKAEAKMGVTGTNDWPRLPGNNNFKLLKAGADKLGYKECHTGNMAINSVERDDRMSCQQTGFCFQGCKWGAKWSTLYTEIPKGEATGHLEVRPNAMAVKINHDASGKVTGVVYADKDGKLQEQKARIVAVAGNSIESPRLLLNSASSKFPDGLANSSGQVGKNYMRHTTGSVYAIFDKPVHMYRGTTMAGIIRDEARHDPSRGFVGGYEFETLSLGLPFMAAFLDPGAWGRSFTTALDHYDHMAGLWIVGEDMPREENRITLHADEKDEHGMPIADVHFDDHPNDTAMRDHAYKQATALYDAVGATRTFPTPPYPSTHNLGTNRMSEKAAEGVVNKHGQTHDINNLFVSDGSQFTTGAAENPTLTIVSLAIRQADYIASQMSARSI from the coding sequence ATGGCAGCAGCATTTGATCTGAAAAACGACAATTTGGTCGTCATCATCGGCTCGGGGGCCGGCGGCGGCACGCTCGGCAATGAACTCGCCCAGAAGGGCATCGACGTCGTCATCCTGGAGGCCGGCGCACGCCACGAATTCGACGACTTCATCAATGACGAGTGGGACTCCTTTGCCCAACTCGCCTGGAAAGACAAGCGCACGACTTCGGGCGACTGGCGCGTAGCCAGGGATTTTCCGAACCTGCCGGCCTGGATCGTGAAATCGGTCGGCGGCTCGACCACGCACTGGGCCGGCGCTTCGCTGCGCTTCCAGGAGCATGAGTTCAAGACCGCCTCGACCTACGGCAAGGTGGAGGGCGCGAACCTGCTCGATTGGCCGGTGACACTGGCCGAGATGGAGCCCTACTACGCCAAGGCCGAAGCCAAGATGGGCGTCACCGGCACCAATGACTGGCCGAGGCTGCCGGGCAACAATAATTTCAAGCTGTTGAAGGCTGGTGCCGACAAGCTCGGCTACAAGGAATGTCACACCGGCAACATGGCGATCAATTCGGTCGAGCGTGACGACCGGATGTCCTGCCAGCAGACCGGCTTCTGCTTCCAGGGCTGCAAATGGGGCGCCAAATGGTCGACGCTCTACACCGAGATCCCGAAAGGCGAAGCGACAGGCCATCTCGAGGTGAGGCCGAACGCCATGGCCGTCAAGATCAACCATGACGCCTCGGGAAAGGTGACCGGCGTCGTCTATGCCGACAAGGACGGCAAGCTGCAGGAGCAGAAGGCCCGCATCGTCGCCGTCGCCGGCAATTCGATTGAAAGCCCGCGCCTGCTGCTCAATTCGGCTTCGAGCAAGTTCCCTGACGGGCTCGCCAATTCATCGGGGCAGGTGGGCAAGAACTACATGCGCCACACCACCGGCTCGGTCTATGCCATCTTCGACAAACCGGTGCACATGTATCGCGGCACCACGATGGCCGGCATCATCCGCGACGAGGCGCGGCATGATCCATCGCGCGGTTTCGTCGGCGGCTACGAATTCGAGACGCTTTCGCTCGGCCTGCCGTTTATGGCGGCCTTCCTCGATCCCGGCGCTTGGGGCCGCTCCTTCACCACCGCGCTCGACCACTACGACCACATGGCAGGGCTGTGGATCGTCGGCGAGGACATGCCGCGCGAAGAAAACCGCATCACGCTGCATGCCGACGAAAAGGACGAGCACGGCATGCCGATCGCCGATGTGCATTTCGACGATCATCCCAACGATACGGCGATGCGCGATCATGCCTACAAACAGGCCACGGCGCTCTACGATGCGGTTGGAGCGACGCGTACTTTCCCGACGCCGCCTTATCCTTCCACCCATAATCTCGGCACAAACCGGATGAGCGAGAAGGCGGCCGAAGGCGTCGTCAACAAGCACGGCCAGACGCACGACATCAATAACCTGTTCGTTTCCGACGGCAGCCAGTTCACGACAGGCGCGGCCGAGAACCCGACGCTGACGATCGTCTCGCTGGCGATCCGGCAGGCCGATTACATCGCCAGCCAAATGTCAGCGAGAAGCATCTAG
- the urtC gene encoding urea ABC transporter permease subunit UrtC yields MMSGRFFAAGADRRIAITIFILLAAAIVGPLLNLAVSPTSAFYVPPYIVALTGKYLCYALLALALDLVWGYCGILSLGHGAFFALGGYAMGMYLMRQIGSRGVYGNPILPDFMVFLNYKELPWFWTGFDHFWFAGLMVLAVPGLLAFVFGWFAFRSRVTGVYLSIITQAMTYALLLAFFRNDMGFGGNNGLTDFKDILGFNVQADVTRSALFAASAVMLALGVFVTWAIVGSKYGKLLMAVRDAESRTRFLGWRAENVKLFAFTVSAVMAGVAGALYVPQVGIINPGEFEPSNSIEVVIWAAVGGRGTIIGPIIGALLVNAGKSWFTGVLPELWLFALGGVFVAVTLLLPKGIIGMWDSWRGNAKALRAASLAEEAGADGEIAPSKVVQAAAKTPGEWSSSSLEPQPAE; encoded by the coding sequence ATGATGTCGGGACGCTTCTTCGCCGCGGGCGCGGACCGCCGCATCGCCATCACCATTTTCATCCTGCTCGCGGCCGCGATCGTCGGCCCTCTGCTCAATCTTGCTGTGTCACCGACGAGCGCCTTCTACGTCCCGCCCTATATCGTGGCGCTGACCGGCAAATATCTCTGCTACGCGCTGCTTGCCTTGGCGCTCGATCTTGTCTGGGGCTATTGCGGCATCCTTTCGCTCGGCCACGGCGCCTTCTTCGCGCTCGGCGGCTACGCGATGGGCATGTATCTGATGCGCCAGATCGGCTCGCGCGGCGTCTATGGCAACCCGATCCTGCCTGATTTCATGGTATTCCTGAACTACAAGGAGCTGCCCTGGTTCTGGACCGGCTTCGACCATTTCTGGTTCGCCGGCCTCATGGTGCTCGCGGTGCCCGGCCTGCTCGCCTTCGTCTTCGGCTGGTTCGCCTTCCGCAGCCGCGTCACAGGCGTCTATCTCTCGATCATCACACAGGCGATGACCTATGCGCTGCTGCTCGCCTTCTTCCGCAACGACATGGGCTTCGGCGGCAACAACGGCCTGACCGATTTCAAGGACATTCTGGGCTTCAACGTCCAGGCCGACGTGACCCGCTCGGCGCTGTTCGCGGCCAGCGCGGTGATGCTTGCGCTCGGCGTCTTCGTCACCTGGGCGATCGTCGGCTCCAAATACGGCAAGCTGCTGATGGCGGTGCGCGATGCCGAAAGCCGCACCCGCTTCCTCGGCTGGCGGGCTGAGAATGTGAAGTTGTTCGCCTTCACGGTTTCAGCTGTCATGGCCGGCGTCGCGGGCGCGCTTTACGTGCCGCAGGTCGGCATCATCAATCCGGGCGAATTCGAACCCTCCAATTCGATCGAGGTGGTGATCTGGGCCGCGGTCGGCGGGCGCGGCACCATCATCGGGCCGATCATCGGTGCGCTGCTGGTCAACGCCGGAAAATCCTGGTTCACCGGCGTGCTGCCTGAACTGTGGCTGTTCGCACTCGGCGGCGTGTTCGTCGCCGTGACGCTGCTCTTGCCGAAAGGCATCATCGGCATGTGGGATAGCTGGCGCGGCAACGCCAAGGCGCTGCGCGCGGCATCGTTGGCCGAGGAGGCCGGCGCCGATGGTGAAATCGCGCCGTCCAAAGTCGTGCAGGCGGCGGCCAAAACACCCGGCGAATGGTCCTCGTCCAGCCTCGAACCACAGCCGGCGGAGTAA
- a CDS encoding GNAT family N-acetyltransferase, whose amino-acid sequence MKIRKALAPDVTAVMTLTTDAYAPYTALLGAPPIPVTEDYAPRIERGEAWLLESGGDLAGLIVLERHEDHAMIFSVAVAPGFQGKGFGIALLKHADQQARLWGVPEVRLYTNAKMERNIALYLAYGYRETSRRPNPYRPGWVLVDMAKPVDEVTMA is encoded by the coding sequence ATGAAGATCAGGAAAGCCCTCGCCCCGGATGTCACCGCCGTCATGACTCTGACCACGGATGCCTACGCGCCCTACACCGCGCTGTTGGGCGCGCCGCCGATCCCGGTCACCGAAGACTATGCGCCGCGCATCGAACGCGGCGAGGCCTGGCTGCTGGAGAGCGGCGGCGACCTGGCCGGGCTGATCGTCCTGGAGCGGCACGAAGACCACGCGATGATCTTCTCCGTCGCGGTGGCGCCAGGATTTCAGGGCAAGGGCTTCGGCATCGCATTGTTGAAACATGCGGATCAGCAGGCGCGCCTGTGGGGCGTGCCGGAGGTGCGGCTCTACACCAATGCGAAAATGGAGCGCAACATCGCGCTCTATTTGGCCTACGGCTATCGCGAAACGAGTCGCCGGCCCAATCCCTACCGGCCAGGATGGGTGCTCGTCGACATGGCAAAGCCGGTCGACGAGGTCACGATGGCCTGA
- a CDS encoding gluconate 2-dehydrogenase subunit 3 family protein, with translation MVTIYESRPGLSRRELLKRGGVGALLVISGSAVISPEHAWGLETLALKPETMATLIQMGRDVYPHDQLPDKYYAIAVKSHDEEARKDAAHRDLIENGIADLDKRSGKGGYRNLGWEDQRVAVLKQVEATPFFQAVRGGLVVSLYNQKEVWPVFGYEGESYSKGGYIARGFDDIEWL, from the coding sequence ATGGTCACGATCTATGAAAGCAGGCCCGGGCTTTCGCGGCGCGAGCTTCTGAAGCGCGGCGGCGTCGGAGCCTTGCTCGTCATTTCCGGCAGCGCGGTCATCAGCCCGGAACATGCCTGGGGCCTCGAAACGTTGGCGCTGAAGCCGGAGACGATGGCGACGCTGATCCAAATGGGGCGGGACGTCTACCCGCACGATCAGCTTCCCGACAAATATTACGCCATCGCGGTCAAGAGCCATGACGAAGAGGCCCGCAAGGATGCCGCACATAGGGATCTCATCGAGAACGGCATCGCCGATCTCGACAAGAGGTCCGGCAAGGGCGGCTACCGGAACCTTGGTTGGGAGGATCAGCGTGTCGCAGTGCTGAAGCAGGTCGAAGCCACGCCTTTCTTCCAGGCGGTGCGCGGCGGCCTCGTCGTCAGCCTCTACAACCAGAAGGAGGTCTGGCCGGTCTTTGGCTATGAGGGCGAATCCTATTCCAAGGGCGGCTATATCGCGCGCGGCTTCGACGACATCGAGTGGCTCTGA